In Pseudopipra pipra isolate bDixPip1 unplaced genomic scaffold, bDixPip1.hap1 HAP1_SCAFFOLD_618, whole genome shotgun sequence, one genomic interval encodes:
- the LOC135408768 gene encoding putative sodium-coupled neutral amino acid transporter 11 isoform X2 has product MSFGDIFENYCRDDNLATFGRFCYGVTVILTFPLECFVTREVIANVFFHGNLSTVFHVVVTVVIIAVATGVSLVYDCLGIVLELNGVLSATPLVFIIPSACYLRLSKERWNHSDNLISSLILALGVLVMAVGFVMTVLHPQECSHGKEMFYCFPSNVSVPNSTLPP; this is encoded by the exons GAGACATATTTGAAAACTACTGTAGAGATGACAACCTTGCTACATTTGGAAGGTTTTGTTATGGAGTTACTGTAATTCTGACCTTCCCCCTTGAATGCTTTGTGACCAGAGAG GTGATTGCCAATGTGTTTTTCCATGGGAACCTCTCAACAGTTTTCCATGTTGTTGTGACAGTAGTTATCATTGCTGTGGCGACTGGTGTATCATTAGTGTATGATTGCCTTGGAATAGTTTTAGAGCTGAAT GGAGTTCTGAGTGCTACCCCACTTGTTTTTATCATCCCATCAGCATGTTATCTAAGGCTGTCCAAGGAGCGATGGAACCATTCTGATAACCTCATATCCAGCCTGATTCTTGCTCTTGGTGTGCTAGTGATGGCAGTTGGGTTTGTTATGACTGTCTTGCACCCCCAGGAGTGTAGccatggaaaagaaatgttCTACTGCTTCCCTAGTAATGTTTCTGTTCCCAACAGTACACTGCCACCATAG